From Brucella anthropi ATCC 49188:
GATTGTGACCGGTTCGCTGGGCGGCGTAATCGTTGCAGCCACTTCTGCAACCTTGGCGTCGAAACGAGCGATCGTCGCGCCGGTCCCATCTTCCAACCCCAACGCCGTGCCGAGCTCAGTAGCAATCTCCTGCCAGCTCTGGTTGGAATAATTGACGACCAGCGTTGGAATACCTTGCGCTTTCAATTCACTGTAATGTTGGACGACACTATCCGCTCCGGTCGCCGATGCGATCAGCAGATCTGGTTCAAACCCGATAATGGCTTCCATGTCGAATTCGAGATTGGGATATAGCACTTCAACGCCGCGCTCATCGGCGACTTCTGCCCATTGAAGGAAGAAGCCCTTGTTATCTGTCAGCGGGCTTGGGGTCGTGGCGGCCGTCGCAACCAGAGGAGCGCCCATGGCCAGCAGAATGCCGGTTATACTGGGCGTGGTCGATACGATGCGAACGGGTTTGGCTTTCAGTGTGATTTCGCCCGCTTCATGCTCTACGGTGCGTGGCCAGACCTGCTCGGCGGCCATAACTGTCCGATATGGAGAAAACAGTATGACCATGGTGGCGAGAAGCAAGAAAATCGGACGTGCGGCTTGCATGGCTATTCTCCACCGACGCAAATTGGAAATCTTCAGACGGAAAGCTTTCCGAACGAATGCGCTACCAGCCAGCGTTTCGAATAGGAAAACACTGCGCCGTTATCGAACGAGGAGCGAGCGGTCTGCTTCAGCTTCGAAAACTGGAGCTGATTACTCCATATTGCAGAATGCGTTCTACAATGCAATACGAACAGCCTCGTGATTTCTCAAGGGACCAGCCATGATGCAACGCCTGCATGCGGACGCCGTTACATTGCGCTACAACGATCAGATTGTCGTCGAGAACTTGTCAGTCATTATTCCCGATACGTCTTTCACCGTCATTGTCGGCCCCAATGCGTGCGGGAAGTCCACATTGCTGCGTGCCTTGTCACGATTGCTTGCACCGGCCAGTGGAAAAGTCGTGCTGGATGGCAGGAATATAAGCCAATTTCCGGCAAAGGAAGCTGCGCGCAGGCTCGGTCTTCTTCCGCAAACCTCGGTTGCTCCCGATGGCATCACCGTTGCCGATCTGGTGTCACGCGGTCGTTATCCGCATCAGTCCTTTCTGCGACAATGGTCGGTGAAAGACGAAGAAGCGGTAGCACTCGCCATGGAAGCCACCCGCATTTCCGACCTCGCCAACCGTTCAGTCGACGAACTTTCCGGCGGACAGCGTCAGCGCGTCTGGATTGCGCTTGTGCTGGCCCAGGAAACACCGATCCTTCTGCTCGATGAACCGACAACCTATCTCGATATCGCGCATCAGATCGAACTTCTGGAATTGCTGGCGGAACTTAACCGCGAGGGCCGGACTGTCGTTGCCGTACTACACGATCTCAATCATGCCTGCCGATATGCTTCGCATTTGGTGGCCATGCGAAACGGGGCGATCATGGCGGAAGGCACTCCATCCGAGATCGTTACAGAAAAGCTGATGGAAGATGTGTTCGGCCTTGCATCGGTAATCATTACCGATCCGGTTTCGGGAACGCCGCTCGTCGTCCCCCGAGGAACGACCCCGCAATCTCCGTGACATTTCAATCGCTGGCGTCGCCCCCCTCCCCGTCTACGATCCTTCCGCCAGTTGCCTGATTGACCAGTGACGCTTCATGAAAGAGCGCTCTCCGCTCGTCCTCGCTTCGCAATTGTCCAAGATCAGCCACCGTCGTCATGACGCAGACGATTTCCCGCTGCGCGTCGAAGACCGGGGCGGCCTGCCCTGTCACATTTGAAAGAAGATGGCTGGTCATTTCTGACCATCGTTCGTTGCGCACCTGTTCCAGCAGTGACTTTGCCGGCGGGCTGCCCCGAAAGTGAGCTGGCTGTACCTTACGCGCCGCATCGACCGTAGCTTTGGGTAGAAAAGCCTGAAAAACCAGACCACAAGCCGTATTATCGATGGGCAATGTGTCTCCCAGCGCCAGCGGATTGACCGAGAAATACGCACTTCGATACCAGCGCACGAGCGTCGGACCACGATCTGTCCAGATAGCAACACCACCGCTGACGGCATGTCGTTGCGAAAGGGCCTTCATGTGTTGCGCCGCAATCTCCACAGCGTCCACACGTTTCAAAGCGCCTATGCCGATGCTCAGCGCAGTCGGCCCCAGATCGTAAAGACCGCTTGCAGCGTCCTGTTTTGCAAGGCCTTCCTTGACCAGGCTCTGCAGATAACGATGCGCTGTCGATCCGCCCGTCTTTGCCCGCCGGGCGACTTCGCCCAACGCAAGCTCGGTTTCAGCATTGGCCAGAATCCGGAGAAAGCGCGCGGCAATGGAAACCGACTGTATTGTACCCGAGCGTTTTTCACTCGTGGTGTCGCTCTCATCGGACAGGTCGTTCTCGTTCAAATGCTTTGCCTCCTCCTCGGTAATAGCAAATCGATGTTTAGCGACAAGCCGTTGGAAAGTCATGTCCTCTGCGTTGCGAATGCGATGGGCGGACCTCGAGGGTTTTGACCGGATTGAATTGCCCCTCCCTCACTGTTGCGGGCATGCAACACATATCGGAGGCTTGATATTATACTGTATTGCGGTATGCATTCCTTATTGCGGAATGATGCCCTTATGCTTTAACAGAACATGACTAATATACTCATGTTTGGGGCGACTTATGAATATCCGTTTGAATCGTGGCTTGATGTCCAGCGCCAGTGCACTCACGCTGGCGGTGTTTGTGGTAACGCCTGCGCTTGCCCAGGAGGCTGCGAAAGCCAGCTCCGACGCGATCGTGCTTGATACTGTGGTCGTGACGGGGGAAAAAGTCGCGCGCGACATCAAGAACACGGCGTCATCGGTCACCGTCATTTCGGCCAAGGAGATCGACAAGGAAAAGACAGGCGATTCATCCGTGGCTGAAGTGATCGCGAACGTCCCAAACGTGATCTATACTGATAATGTCGGCGCTCCCATCATTCGCGGGCAGGATACGCAGGGCCCAAACACAGGGCAGAACGTGTTCTGGGGCGGCACCGTGCCGCGCGCCACGATCAATCTCGATGGGCATTATCTGAATTATAACGAATACTATTTCGGCGCGACTTCGGTGTGGGATCTCGACAGCATCGAAGTGTTCCGTGGCCCGCAGACGACATCTCAGGGTGCCAATGCAATTGCAGGTGCGATCATCGTGAACACCAAGGACCCGGTATTCACGCGCGAAGGTGCTTATCAGGTCGAGATCGGCAATTACAACACCAAGCGCACCTCAATCATGCTGAACAGTCCCATCTACAAGGATGAGCTGGCAGCGCGCCTTGCAATCGACTATTCGGGCCGTGATACCTTCATCGACTATGTCAGCCCCAACTTCATTTCCGAGAAGACAAATCAGGATTTCGAGGCCCTGAATGCGCGGCTGAAACTGCTATGGGAACCGGCAGAGATTCCCGGCCTTACGGCAAAGCTGACCTATTCCCACAATCGATCCAACCGTCCAAGCCAGGAAGCAGCGTCCGCACCATTCGACGAGCTCGAACATCTAACCACGACCATGCCAAGCTGGAAGCAGGATACCAATACAGGCATCCTTGATGTTGGCTATGATTTTGGCAATGGCGTGAAATTCTACAACCAAGCACAATATTCGGCGTCGTCGGTGCATCGACATACCGGAATTGCGAATAACGGCAAGGCCGATATCAATCAGAAGAACATTTCCAATGAGTCTCGTATCACGTTTGGCGAGCAGGAAGACGTCATCAGCGGTGTCGCCGGTATTTTCTACGCCAATACCAAGTCGGACGAGTTCATGCTGCTTCAAGGCACGACGACATTTGACGATACGAAAGACAATCTGGGGCTTTTTGCCGAAGTAAGCTACCGGCTCGACGACCAGTGGACGTTGACCGGTGGGCTTCGTTACCAGCAGGATCGTGTACAGCGCATCGGAAAATCGGCGCTAGCGCCAACGCCACTCGATTACGACGAAACATTCTCCGCGCTCTTGCCAAAAGTATCGCTGGCATATGCTGTCACACCCGATCTGACGATCGGAGCACTGGTCAGCAAGGGTTACAATCCCGGCGGGGTTTCCCTCAATCTCAATTCAAGGCAGTGGAAGCCTTTTGAGGATGAGACGCTGTGGAACTACGAGTTGTTCACGCGCGCCAATCTGCTCGATGACAAGCTGACACTGACAGGCAATCTGTTCTACATGGACTTCAAGAATGCCCAGTACAACATTCCTGTCGTCGTCTCTCCCGGTGTGGCGCAATCCTATACGATCAATGCCGAAAAGGCTCATGCCTATGGTCTTGAAATGGGGCTCGACTATCAGCTTTTGTCTAATCTGACGATCAAGACAAGTGCTGGCATTCTCCGCACCGAAATCGACGAAATTTCGAGCAATGTGAGCTATGAGGGCAACGAGTTCGCCAAGTCTCCCGGTTATATGTTCAGCATCGGTGCAAGCTGGGATGCAACGGAAAAGCTCAATATCTCCGGACAGGTTCGCCACACTGACGGCTACTATTCCGACCTTGCCAATACACCGACCTATGTCGTGGACGCCTATACGATTGCCGATGCGCGTGTGAGCTATGATTTCCATGAATCACTGCAGCTTTACGGCTATGTGAAGAATATTTTCGACGAGCGTACCCCGACCTATCTGCAGCAGAACCGCGGCATTGGTGGCATCGAGGCAAGCATGACCATGCCGCGCACATTCGGCGTCGGCATCAAGGGCACGTTCTAAGTATTTAGTAAACCCGCCAATCCAGCCGGTCACATCCGTGGCCGGCACAGCCTTTTTATACATTAACGGGAGCCCGAAATGGGTGAGCAACGGAAACTTCACATTGGTATGTCGCTGGCACCGACCTGGCTGAGTGGCGACGGGTGGCGGCATCCGGACAGCAACATCGAGGGGACACTCGGATCAGATTTCTATATCGATATCGCCCGGCGAGCCGAGGCGGCGAAGCTTGATTTCGTATTCCGTCCCGATAGCCTTTTCATGAACCATCAGATCATGGAAACCACTCCGGGCTTCGGCAGCATGGATGCGACGCTCGTCATGGCAACGCTGGCGCGGGAGACTTCGCATATCGGTCTTCTGACCACGATATCGACAACTTTCATGCCGCCTTATGTCGTTGCCCGTCAGGTCCAGTCCCTGCACTGGCTCAGCAATGGCCGGGCCGGGTGGAATATTGTCACGGCACTCGATGGCAACGAGAATTTCGGTTTGACGGAAATGCCTTCATCCGACGAACGCTATGCAAAGGCAGCCGAATTTACCAGCGTCGTGCGTGATTTATGGAAGAGTTTTCCCGGATCGGCCTTGAAACGTGATCGTGAAAGCGGCCGCTTTGCAGATACGGCAGCCATAAATCCGATAGATCACGACGGTACCTATTACCGGGTTAAAGGTCCGCTCAATGTCCCTTCTGTTCAGGATGCTCCCATCCCGCTTATTCAGGCTGGCGCGTCACCGGCAGGGCGCGACTTCGCGGCATCCGTTGCCGACGCCGTCTTTTCCGCGACCCCGGATATGGAAGCGGCAATCGATCTTCGCCGCAATCTTCGTGACCGTGCGCAATTCCATGGCCGAAAGTCGGACGACGTTCGCCTGCTTCCCGGTCTCAGCCTCTATCTGGCATCAACGCGGAAAGAAGCGGAAGAACTTTTCGCCTACACGCATGCGCGAGGTGATCGCGCTCGCAAAATCGCATTCATCCGTGAGATGACCGGTCTCGACCTATCCGAATGGCCCGCAAATCGTCTCATTCGACCAGCCGACCTGCCACCCCCACCCGAAAAGGTCCGAAGCAAAACCCATGCGGGATTGCTTCGGCGTTTGCTGCAACGTGAGGAGCTTTCGCTTGATGAGCTCTTGCGCAGACCCGAGGTCATCAGCGCCGCACATTGGCAGGTGATCGGGACGGTTGAGGATGCAGCCAAAGAGATTCGCAAATGGTTTGAGGCAGGCGCAATCGACGGCTTCATAACCGCACCCGGTGGCTCAACCGGCTCCATGAGGCTCGCCCTTGACGAACTTATGCCGAGGCTCAGCGCAGAAGGGTTACTGCGTTCAGAATATTCAGGAAATACCTTCTTCGGACATCTCACGGAGTAAGGTGATTTTGGTACAAAAGGTGGATGGACTTTTAGAGGACAACTTCCAGCCGAGTTGTTACCGGTCTTTCAGACATTCAGCACCGCAGACTGAAGTCAGTCAAGATTATCGCCCCACTCGCTAACCATTATATCCCTGCTCTTGAACGAAATATGAACCGCCAACTGATCATCAATTTTGTGAATGGCCGGAATGGGGCCAGGAATGGACTATCAGCTTGTGGCTTCCAAGATGGCGATAGCGGACGTTCTGCCCTATTAAGAGCGACATGCGGTTTTTTGGGGCACCGGAGGGAGAAAACGGGCACACCAGCGCGAGCTTAGATTAGAAACGAAAACAACGTCTTATGAGATTCCAAGCATATTTTCGAGCTTTCTTCTGGGTACTAAGCGATCCGATTAATGTCAATATTTCGCCTGAGGAGCGACAACCTTCTTAGTGTTTAGTTGCCGGCTCTTGGTTGAGGGAGAACAGGCCGGCAAGCACGTCCTCTTCCGGCAAGTCGACCGCCAAACCGTATGCTGCAGCTACAACCTCATCCAGAGCCTCGTGTTCAAGGCCCCACCAAGTAGGATGTTCGTTACATAGGTTTGTCAGCGTCCGCTTTTTCAATATTTTCTGCTTCTTCGTCAACAGGAACGATCCGGCCTGGAAATCCAGGCACAACTTCTTGGGTTCAGCCCGCTTTCTCGTAGCTCGTTTAGCTGTTTTTCGACGTCTGCAATTTTGACGGCCCTGGAATCAATTGTCTCGGATGACGTACGAATACATACCTGTATTGACTGGTATGGTAGTATGGTATATCCGAAATTCGAGGAGTCAAAATCATGCGAAGCCCATTGTTGCAACCGAAACACGTCAGTGTGGTCGATCAGCTTTACGCAACGCTGCGGGCTGCCATCATTGATAATGCATTGTCGCCAGGCATCCGGATTTCCGAGGCCGATGTGGCTCAGCAATATGGGGTTAGCCGTCAGCCTGTGCGTGAAGCCTTCATCAAGCTTGCCAACGAAGGGCTGCTGGAGGTTCGGCCTCAGCGAGGCACCTTCGTCGCGAAAATTTCACTTCAGGCCGTAATGGATGCGCGCTTCGTGCGCGAAGCGGTTGAAGCGGACATCGTTAAGCTTCTGGCCCAATCTCCTGATCAGACGTTGGTTACCGAGTTGCGAGCCCAGCTCGTTTGTCAGGAAAAGCTCGTTGGCGGGTCTGCACGGGATTTCATGGAGGCGGATGAAATATTTCACCGCACTCTGGCCGAGGGAGCTGACAAGGGAAAAGCCTGGCGCGTCGTCGTCGAGATGAAGGCTCAGATGGACCGGGTACGGTTTCTTTCCAGCATGCATTTCCCGGTTGATCGCCTCATTGCACAACATCGCGCAGTGGTGGAAGCAATTGCGGGCGGCGATGCCCTGCAGGCCGAACAGTCGATGCGAGGACATCTGCGAGGAATTCTGAGCGATTTGCCTGTCATCGAACAGGAGCGGCCCGAATATTTTCTGTAGGGCACACAGCAACAGCAAAGACATTATCCAGAGGAGGAAACAATGAAATTTCGGATTCTTACGCGTCTGGCAGCAACCTGTGCTGTTCTCGCTATCATGGGAGGAACATCGCTGGCGCAGGAGGTAACACTCAAGCTCGGCCATCTGGCCAATGAAGAGAATATCTGGCACAAAGCGGCACTGAAATTCGCGGAAGAGGTCAAATCTCGTACCGAAGGGCGCGTTGCCGTCGAAGTCTATCCGAATGAATCGCTCGGTAAGGAAATCGACGTCATCAACGGCATGCAGCTTGGCACGGCCGATATGACCATCACCGGTGAAAGCCTGCAGAACTGGGCGCCAAAAGCAGCCCTGCTTGCTCTGCCATATGCATACAAATCGCTTGAACATATGGACAAGATTGCCTCCGGCGAGATCGGAAAGCAGATCGAGGCAGAGATCGTCGAAAAGGCGGGTATTCGCCCGCTGACCTATTTTGCACGCGGCCCGCGCAATCTTTCAGCCAATCGCGAGATAACAAAGCCGGAAGAGCTGAAAGGCTTCAAGGTTCGCGTGCCGAATGTGCCGATCTTTGTCGCCGCATGGCAATCGCTTGGTGCGAACCCAACCCCGATGGCCTTCTCGGAGGTTTTCACCTCACTCCAGAACGGCACTATCGAAGGTCAGGAAAACCCGCTCGCGCTTTTCAAGTCTGGCGGCTTCTATGAAGTCCAGAAAGTCGTCAACAAGACGGAACACGTTCGCTCGTGGATCTATCTGGCCATATCGGAACGAAGCTGGGGCAAGCTTTCGGAGATCGATCAGGCTGCATTGCAGGAAGCCGCCAAGGCCACGCAGGCTTACGAACGCGAATTGTTCATCGCTGACGAAAAGGCACTCGTCACCGATCTCGAAGGCCGGGGCGTGAAGTTTGTCGACGTGGATCAGGCTGCCTTTGCCGACAAGGCGCGCGACGCTGTCATCAACTCTGTTCCGCAGGAAATCCGTCCCCTGGTCGAACAGGTTTTCAACGACTGAGATAATGGGGCTGCCGGACCCAATCCGGCAGCTGCCACGTCGAGGATACCATGACAAAACTATTCAAAGGATTGGAAGGCATCTGTCGCCTTCTGATACTGGCAGCATTTCTCTTATTGATGGGGGCGGTGCTATTGCAGGTCTATGCGCGCACGTTTTTGAGCAGCGCCCCAGTCTGGACCGAGGAACTGACCAGGTTCTGCCTGCTCTATATTGGTGCGCTCGGCGCGGGCCTCGCGCTGCGTAGTGGCGATATGGTCAATGTCGACCTTCTTTGCGAAAGCCTTCCCGGACGTATGCCGTGGCTTTTGCGACTGGTCAGCGCCGCATTGACGGTGGCTTTTGCGGCTATTCTTCTGCCCGCTGCGTGGGATTACACCATGATCGGCAGCCGTCAGACCGCCCCGTCGCTTGGCTGGCGCATGGATTTCATCCACGCAACACAGTTCATTCTTCTCGTCGCTCTGGGTCTCTGGGCACTGATGCGCATCATTGAAATGCTCTCGGGCCGTCATGATGGGCGCCCTATCCCCAATTCGGAGGAAAATTGATGGGCCTGACCCTTCTTCTTGGCTCGTTCGTGCTGGGCCTTGCCATCGGCTTGCCCGTAGCTGTGACATTGGGCCTTTCCTCGATGGCCTATCTTCTGTTCGCGGACATCCCCTTGGTTGTCATCCCGCAGAAAATGTATGCCGGGATGGACAGCTTTGTTCTGCTCTGCATTCCAGGGTTCATTCTGGCTGGTAACCTTATGAATTCCGGCGGCATTACCGAACGGATTATTCGCTTTGCAAATGCCCTTGTGGGCTGGATGCGCGGCGGGCTGGCACAGGCCAATATCGCAGCCTCGATGCTTTTCGGCGGTATTTCAGGAACCGCAGTCGCAGATGTAGCTTCCGTTGGCGGCATGATGATCCCCGGCATGAAGAAGGTTGGTTATCCGGCCGATTTCTCCGCTGCAGTCACAGCCGCCTCATCGACTGTCGGCCCGATGATCCCGCCAAGCGTGCCGATGATTATCGTCGGATCGCTCTCCGGCCTTTCGGTCGGCAAGTTATTTCTAGCCGGTGCGGTACCCGGCCTTCTGATGGGTTTTGCCATGATGGTGACGACCTATTTCATCGCCAAGAAGAAAAACTTCCCTCGCGAGGACTGGAAGGGCGCCCGAGAGTTGCTGTCGTCATTCACCGGAGCGATCTGGGCTATAGCAATGACCGCACTGATCGTGGGTGGCCTGCTGATCGGCATCACGACACCGACCGAAACGGCAGTGGTTGCATGCCTTTATGCGGCGGTGGTGGGGCTGTTCGTCGATAGAGAACTGCCGGTAAGTCGGATTCCGAAAATCATCATTGATAGTGCAATCAGTTCGGCAGGCATTCTCGTACTGGTGGGCACAGCCAATGTGTTCGGCTGGATTCTCGTCGCCGAACGTATTCCGCAGACATTGGCCAATGCGGTTCTCTCCATCACCGATAACAAGTTTCTCGTTATCCTGCTGATCAACATTCTGCTTCTGTTCGTCGGCATGTTCATGGAAACGATTGCAGCCCTGATCATTCTATTC
This genomic window contains:
- a CDS encoding TRAP transporter small permease → MTKLFKGLEGICRLLILAAFLLLMGAVLLQVYARTFLSSAPVWTEELTRFCLLYIGALGAGLALRSGDMVNVDLLCESLPGRMPWLLRLVSAALTVAFAAILLPAAWDYTMIGSRQTAPSLGWRMDFIHATQFILLVALGLWALMRIIEMLSGRHDGRPIPNSEEN
- a CDS encoding ABC transporter ATP-binding protein translates to MMQRLHADAVTLRYNDQIVVENLSVIIPDTSFTVIVGPNACGKSTLLRALSRLLAPASGKVVLDGRNISQFPAKEAARRLGLLPQTSVAPDGITVADLVSRGRYPHQSFLRQWSVKDEEAVALAMEATRISDLANRSVDELSGGQRQRVWIALVLAQETPILLLDEPTTYLDIAHQIELLELLAELNREGRTVVAVLHDLNHACRYASHLVAMRNGAIMAEGTPSEIVTEKLMEDVFGLASVIITDPVSGTPLVVPRGTTPQSP
- a CDS encoding GntR family transcriptional regulator gives rise to the protein MRSPLLQPKHVSVVDQLYATLRAAIIDNALSPGIRISEADVAQQYGVSRQPVREAFIKLANEGLLEVRPQRGTFVAKISLQAVMDARFVREAVEADIVKLLAQSPDQTLVTELRAQLVCQEKLVGGSARDFMEADEIFHRTLAEGADKGKAWRVVVEMKAQMDRVRFLSSMHFPVDRLIAQHRAVVEAIAGGDALQAEQSMRGHLRGILSDLPVIEQERPEYFL
- a CDS encoding TRAP transporter large permease, encoding MGLTLLLGSFVLGLAIGLPVAVTLGLSSMAYLLFADIPLVVIPQKMYAGMDSFVLLCIPGFILAGNLMNSGGITERIIRFANALVGWMRGGLAQANIAASMLFGGISGTAVADVASVGGMMIPGMKKVGYPADFSAAVTAASSTVGPMIPPSVPMIIVGSLSGLSVGKLFLAGAVPGLLMGFAMMVTTYFIAKKKNFPREDWKGARELLSSFTGAIWAIAMTALIVGGLLIGITTPTETAVVACLYAAVVGLFVDRELPVSRIPKIIIDSAISSAGILVLVGTANVFGWILVAERIPQTLANAVLSITDNKFLVILLINILLLFVGMFMETIAALIILFVPLQALALAVGIDPIHFACFAVLNLMIGLTTPPVGVCLFVASNIARLPLSPVIRAIIPYIITNLIVLLMVSYMPPLATWLPNTLMP
- a CDS encoding TRAP transporter substrate-binding protein — its product is MKFRILTRLAATCAVLAIMGGTSLAQEVTLKLGHLANEENIWHKAALKFAEEVKSRTEGRVAVEVYPNESLGKEIDVINGMQLGTADMTITGESLQNWAPKAALLALPYAYKSLEHMDKIASGEIGKQIEAEIVEKAGIRPLTYFARGPRNLSANREITKPEELKGFKVRVPNVPIFVAAWQSLGANPTPMAFSEVFTSLQNGTIEGQENPLALFKSGGFYEVQKVVNKTEHVRSWIYLAISERSWGKLSEIDQAALQEAAKATQAYERELFIADEKALVTDLEGRGVKFVDVDQAAFADKARDAVINSVPQEIRPLVEQVFND
- a CDS encoding TonB-dependent receptor; this encodes MNIRLNRGLMSSASALTLAVFVVTPALAQEAAKASSDAIVLDTVVVTGEKVARDIKNTASSVTVISAKEIDKEKTGDSSVAEVIANVPNVIYTDNVGAPIIRGQDTQGPNTGQNVFWGGTVPRATINLDGHYLNYNEYYFGATSVWDLDSIEVFRGPQTTSQGANAIAGAIIVNTKDPVFTREGAYQVEIGNYNTKRTSIMLNSPIYKDELAARLAIDYSGRDTFIDYVSPNFISEKTNQDFEALNARLKLLWEPAEIPGLTAKLTYSHNRSNRPSQEAASAPFDELEHLTTTMPSWKQDTNTGILDVGYDFGNGVKFYNQAQYSASSVHRHTGIANNGKADINQKNISNESRITFGEQEDVISGVAGIFYANTKSDEFMLLQGTTTFDDTKDNLGLFAEVSYRLDDQWTLTGGLRYQQDRVQRIGKSALAPTPLDYDETFSALLPKVSLAYAVTPDLTIGALVSKGYNPGGVSLNLNSRQWKPFEDETLWNYELFTRANLLDDKLTLTGNLFYMDFKNAQYNIPVVVSPGVAQSYTINAEKAHAYGLEMGLDYQLLSNLTIKTSAGILRTEIDEISSNVSYEGNEFAKSPGYMFSIGASWDATEKLNISGQVRHTDGYYSDLANTPTYVVDAYTIADARVSYDFHESLQLYGYVKNIFDERTPTYLQQNRGIGGIEASMTMPRTFGVGIKGTF
- a CDS encoding IclR family transcriptional regulator codes for the protein MNENDLSDESDTTSEKRSGTIQSVSIAARFLRILANAETELALGEVARRAKTGGSTAHRYLQSLVKEGLAKQDAASGLYDLGPTALSIGIGALKRVDAVEIAAQHMKALSQRHAVSGGVAIWTDRGPTLVRWYRSAYFSVNPLALGDTLPIDNTACGLVFQAFLPKATVDAARKVQPAHFRGSPPAKSLLEQVRNERWSEMTSHLLSNVTGQAAPVFDAQREIVCVMTTVADLGQLRSEDERRALFHEASLVNQATGGRIVDGEGGDASD
- a CDS encoding NtaA/DmoA family FMN-dependent monooxygenase (This protein belongs to a clade of FMN-dependent monooxygenases, within a broader family of flavin-dependent oxidoreductases, the luciferase-like monooxygenase (LMM) family, some of whose members use coenzyme F420 rather than FMN.) codes for the protein MGEQRKLHIGMSLAPTWLSGDGWRHPDSNIEGTLGSDFYIDIARRAEAAKLDFVFRPDSLFMNHQIMETTPGFGSMDATLVMATLARETSHIGLLTTISTTFMPPYVVARQVQSLHWLSNGRAGWNIVTALDGNENFGLTEMPSSDERYAKAAEFTSVVRDLWKSFPGSALKRDRESGRFADTAAINPIDHDGTYYRVKGPLNVPSVQDAPIPLIQAGASPAGRDFAASVADAVFSATPDMEAAIDLRRNLRDRAQFHGRKSDDVRLLPGLSLYLASTRKEAEELFAYTHARGDRARKIAFIREMTGLDLSEWPANRLIRPADLPPPPEKVRSKTHAGLLRRLLQREELSLDELLRRPEVISAAHWQVIGTVEDAAKEIRKWFEAGAIDGFITAPGGSTGSMRLALDELMPRLSAEGLLRSEYSGNTFFGHLTE
- the fepB gene encoding Fe2+-enterobactin ABC transporter substrate-binding protein — encoded protein: MQAARPIFLLLATMVILFSPYRTVMAAEQVWPRTVEHEAGEITLKAKPVRIVSTTPSITGILLAMGAPLVATAATTPSPLTDNKGFFLQWAEVADERGVEVLYPNLEFDMEAIIGFEPDLLIASATGADSVVQHYSELKAQGIPTLVVNYSNQSWQEIATELGTALGLEDGTGATIARFDAKVAEVAATITPPSEPVTIVGYNIGNSYSVGRISSPQSQLLQALGFKVDGLPDTVAKDVTRRSDFDFISHENLSAAITGKSIFLLRGSQNDVQALLEDPVLANLPAVRDHNVYPLGPSSFRIDYYSGLQMIEAVASNFRK